ATCCACCCGATCGTCCCGAACACCCGGATCATCGGAAACTCCTTCTGCGGATCCGTCATGTTCCGCATCGCCAGCGTGTTCGTCAGCGCCAGCGTCGGGTAGTACGTCAGCATGTGCCCGAAGAACGCCAGGTTGATCAGGCCCGGCGACGGGCTCTCCGCCCGCATCATCAGCGTCGCCAGCAGCATCAGCCCCGCCCCCATCAGGTGCATCGCCCCCAGCACCCGCTGCGCCGGAAAAAACCGGTCCGCAATCATCCCCACGAAAAACGGCGACAGCATCCCCGCAATCGGCCCCACCGAGTACGTCCAGCCAAAGTCCCCGGCCTGAAATCCTATCGTCCCCAGGTAGTTCGGCGCCGTGACATACCACGAGCCCCAAACAAAGAACTGGATGAACATCATTACCGACAACTGGGCGCGGATTCCGTTGTGCATGGCCGTATTCGATCCCCCTCCGTCCTGTGGGTGTGTCCGTGTCCGGGGCGGGTGCGCGGACCTTACGGGACCCCCTTTCCGCCTTGCAAGGCTGCCCTACGCCGTCGCCAGATTTCGCCTCAGCACCTCGCCAGACACCCCGCCGTTCCCCATCGGCGCTCCTTCGGCCGCCCCTTCATCCCACACCCGGATCGGCTCGTAGAAGGTGTTCCGCTGCACCGGCACGAATCCCGCCTCCCGGATCGCCTTCACCAGTTCCGCCTCCGTCCGGCCCTGCGGCGACGTCGCCCCCGCCATGTGGAAGATGTGCTCCTCCAGGATCGTCCCGTGCAGATCGTCCGCCCCGTAGCTCAACGCCACCTGCGACAGCTTCGTCCCCAACCCCACCCAGTACGCCGTCAGGTGATCGAAGTTGTCCAGGAACAGCCGGCTGATCGCCAGCGTCCGCAGCGAATCGAATCCCGTCGGCCCGTGCTCGACCGGAATCCGGTTGTTGTCCGGCTGGTACGGCAGCGGAATGAACCCCGTGAACCCCCGCGTCTCGTCCTGCAAGTCCCGCAACTGCCTCAGGTGATCCACCCGGTCCTCCACCGACTCCACATGCCCGTACAGCATCGTGCAGGTGCTCCGCCCCCCAAGCCGGTGCCACGTCCGATGCACATCCAGATACTCCGCCGCCGATTCCTTGCCCCGCGCAATCTGCTGCC
This DNA window, taken from Verrucomicrobiia bacterium, encodes the following:
- the mqnE gene encoding aminofutalosine synthase MqnE codes for the protein MNGAVLRSEIRDLAGRVEAGERLTVEDAGRLFACRDLNALGSLAHAMRLRRVGRRTSYLVNRYLNYSNYCILSCQFCAFARKRRDADGFELTAEQMIGKAREALAIGITELHIVGGLHPSLPFSYYLEFLRALKSLDARLQLKCFTAIEVLHLAWLARKSVEETLSELRAAGLDALTGGGAEIFRPAVRQQIARGKESAAEYLDVHRTWHRLGGRSTCTMLYGHVESVEDRVDHLRQLRDLQDETRGFTGFIPLPYQPDNNRIPVEHGPTGFDSLRTLAISRLFLDNFDHLTAYWVGLGTKLSQVALSYGADDLHGTILEEHIFHMAGATSPQGRTEAELVKAIREAGFVPVQRNTFYEPIRVWDEGAAEGAPMGNGGVSGEVLRRNLATA